A window of the Cannabis sativa cultivar Pink pepper isolate KNU-18-1 chromosome X, ASM2916894v1, whole genome shotgun sequence genome harbors these coding sequences:
- the LOC115697744 gene encoding serine/threonine-protein kinase CTR1 isoform X2: MPHRTTYFFPRQFPDRRFDVSSKQSSSPDQDHGKKVIINSSSTTTASTSSSSSSSPTVLSTSIENDTNKSLSSATTTRSTTTTSTTKNQYFTVNTAKASAVSDLFTSHEYKSSSQTKKNNNNHHHHHNNHSHHHHHQHHQRRQQQQQQEEHFAAFCDWLAEKKAERRSNTTTNSNKLVSSRYSCDEERELLLPPEQIPPSAVVPAPAPATRSSVVKDRSLDRNFDRQVSLPRVSSGSSYAGSLFSGITTFDGNLSVKDCLSKVSCSTRHDDHVVVEQGGAGGGGGGSSDESRDQVDSSSGENISSLAQRSKESYYLQLSLAKRLTSQACLASEPLLMQVSGPETSDAETVSYRLWVSGSLSYTDKISDGFYNILGMNPYLWVMCNDLEEGKRLPPLMSLKAIDPSETSMEVILVDRYGDSRLKELEDKAQELYCASENTLVLVEKLGKLVAIYMGGTFPVEQGDLHMHWKLVSKRLKEFQKCIVVPIGSLSMGLCRHRAILFKKLADYIGLPCRIARGCKYCVADHRSSCLVKIEDSKQSREYVVDLVGEPGNVHGPDSSINGGFLSSVPSPLQISHLKEFQQPYMDGSHSTNSHTSPEDPYSGCGTESQKIKESDFFKDLMGVRCGLIKKDSLVKKSSLMSLELKGTEKCPAQSSMMTSIQGNQLISDSVKQAKVSASLSRQTDSKEADSELESQAMFPAISVTIPRYLILEPSLAMDWLEISWDELHIKERVGAGSFGTVHRAEWHGSDVAVKVLTVQDFHDDQLKEFLREVAIMKRVRHPNVVLFMGAVTKRPHLSIVTEYLPRGSLFRLIHRPASGEIMDQRRRLRMALDVAKGINYLHCLSPPVVHWDLKSPNLLVDKNWTVKVCDFGLSRFKANTFISSKSVAGTVEILLGKCIIQHVTLLLFFSA; the protein is encoded by the exons atgCCTCACAGAACAACTTACTTCTTCCCAAGGCAATTTCCGGATCGCAGATTCGATGTATCTTCGAAACAATCATCATCACCTGATCAAGATCACGGGAAAAAGGTAATAATAAACTCATCATCAACCACCACCGCatctacttcttcttcttcttcttcttctcccaccGTATTATCAACTAGTATCGAAAACGACACTAATAAGTCGTTGTCGTCTGCTACGACTACGAGATCAACGACAACGACTTCTACAACGAAGAATCAGTACTTCACCGTTAACACAGCCAAAGCTTCAGCTGTATCCGACCTTTTCACGAGCCACGAGTACAAGTCATCATCCCAAaccaagaaaaataataataatcatcatcatcaccacaaCAACCAcagccaccaccaccaccaccaacacCACCAACGACGGCAGCAACAGCAGCAACAGGAAGAGCATTTCGCTGCCTTTTGCGATTGGTTAGCAGAGAAGAAAGCCGAACGCCGTTCCAATACTACTACTAATAGTAATAAGTTAGTATCATCTCGATACTCCTGTGATGAGGAGCGTGAGCTTCTTCTCCCGCCGGAGCAGATTCCACCTTCTGCGGTGGTTCCGGCTCCGGCTCCGGCGACGAGGTCGTCGGTTGTGAAGGATCGGAGTTTGGACAGGAATTTCGATCGGCAGGTTTCGTTGCCGAGGGTTTCTAGTGGGAGTAGCTATGCGGGGAGCTTGTTCTCTGGGATCACAACATTTGATGGGAACTTGTCTGTTAAGGACTGCCTCTCGAAGGTTTCTTGTTCGACTAGGCATGATGATCATGTAGTGGTGGAGCAAGGTGGGGCTGGTGGCGGCGGCGGCGGTAGTAGTGATGAGAGTAGAGATCAGGTGGATTCATCATCGGGGGAAAATATTAGTAGCTTGGCGCAGAGGTCGAAAGAGAGTTACTATCTGCAGCTGAGTCTGGCCAAAAGGCTTACTTCTCAAGCTTGCCTTGCGAGTGAGCCATTGCTAATGCAAGTGTCTGGGCCCGAAACTTCTGATGCCGAAACCGTTTCGTATCGCCTATGG GTTAGTGGCTCATTGTCTTACACTGATAAGATATCAGATGGGTTCTACAACATTTTGGGGATGAACCCATATTTGTGGGTGATGTGCAATGATTTGGAGGAAGGGAAACGGCTACCACCATTGATGTCACTTAAAGCAATTGATCCAAGTGAGACATCCATGGAGGTGATCCTTGTTGACAGATATGGAGACTCACGCCTTAAGGAGCTTGAAGATAAAGCGCAAGAGCTGTATTGTGCCTCAGAAAATACTCTAGTTTTGGTGGAGAAATTAGGAAAACTTGTTGCCATCTATATGGG GGGCACTTTTCCGGTAGAGCAAGGGGATCTTCACATGCACTGGAAATTGGTTAGCAAGAGGTTGAAGGAGTTTCAGAAATGTATCGTGGTACCCATTGGAAGTCTTTCAATGGGACTTTGCAGGCACCGGGCGATTCTTTTCAAG AAACTGGCAGACTACATAGGTTTACCTTGTAGGATAGCTCGTGGGTGCAAGTATTGTGTGGCAGATCATCGATCTTCTTGTCTTGTTAAAATTGAAGATTCCAAGCAGTCAAG GGAATATGTTGTTGATTTAGTTGGGGAACCAGGAAATGTTCATGGTCCAGATTCCTCAATCAATGGAGGATTTCTTTCTTCAGTGCCTTCACCATTACAAATTTCTCATCTTAAAGAATTTCAACAACCTTACATGGATGGTTCTCACTCCACCAATTCACACACTTCTCCTGAAGATCCATATTCGG GTTGTGGGACAGAAAGTCAGAAAATTAAGGAAAGTGATTTTTTCAAAGATTTAATGGGTGTTAGATGTGGTCTTATTAAGAAAGACAGTCTCGTAAAGAAATCATCTCTGATGTCCTTGGAGTTGAAAGGGACTGAAAAATGTCCTGCTCAGAGCTCCATGATGACATCTATCCAGG GAAATCAATTGATCAGTGATAGTGTCAAGCAAGCAAAAGTAAGCGCAAGCTTGTCTAGACAAACGGATTCGAAGGAGGCTGACAGTGAACTTGAAAGTCAAGCCATGTTTCCTGCAATAAGTGTAACCATTCCCCGGTACTTGATTCTTGAGCCATCTCTTGCAATGGACTGGCTTGAGATCTCATGGGATGAACTTCATATCAAGGAGCGTGTTGGTGCTG GGTCATTTGGTACTGTGCATCGTGCAGAATGGCACGGATCG GATGTTGCCGTTAAGGTCCTGACTGTTCAGGATTTTCATGATGATCAACTGAAGGAGTTTTTGAGAGAG GTTGCAATAATGAAACGCGTTCGTCATCCAAATGTAGTTCTTTTCATGGGTGCAGTTACGAAGCGTCCACATTTGTCAATAGTAACTGAATATTTGCCAAG GGGTAGCCTATTTCGCCTTATACACAGGCCAGCTTCTGGTGAAATTATGGATCAAAGGCGACGATTACGCATGGCGCTTGATGTG GCCAAGGGTATCAATTATTTGCATTGTTTAAGCCCACCTGTAGTGCATTGGGATCTCAAATCTCCAAATTTGTTGGTTGATAAAAATTGGACAGTTAAG GTCTGTGACTTTGGGCTGTCTAGATTTAAAGCAAACACATTTATATCATCGAAGTCTGTTGCTGGGACA GTTGAGATTTTACTTGGCAAGTGCATCATTCAACATGTAACTCTCTTGCTTTTCTTTTCAGCCTGA
- the LOC133032355 gene encoding uncharacterized protein LOC133032355 encodes MVRNGGFSTFLREDAPYIDAKIVSWLIDHVDPTTSRLEIFGRTIQLSSKLFEDVMGIRDGGEPVATESERDLVEFDVLFKAKDYRYSLTLLENELRETSDSDYLFLIKFLLVCIGTVLLPKNGTEVSTSYMHSLVDIRSIKKKNWATAGYRYLMSSLHRYKTKNTKNVSGCTIFLQLVYLTHVDWTATHVDRTVAPIDFWTTKHCKLVYKWIRDQGGHTSGKVKLTNTYVLLPSFESAAVGQPTNDAIYKAVCELKDEVFRLDLKVSSAKEYIAKVLSTYLGKGTMKEVLEIPETSKVQRSLSFNGETEKKDDVGVEEKDGEGTKDDVGVEEKDGEGTKDDVGVEEKDGEGTKDNVGVEEKDGEGTKDQLEEDVDDVESVPSLNLSEEKVVVPTKVVVSDDSFEVMNFWGEDLPAIVKEEVEQTVKDDFDDVAFERFKESGGKVIGPFTVKKGYSNQQYELFCYIFSSANDPSEVLAHFGKVEVERMYFKCMKPETDISNSVIDCFAQIMNFREKKRNGIGSKRTWFMPTRISSKLLGRTMTVERMAKEQEWSTLYYDADLSLCHTRWYARVYTVCRFISVIALISTVIVLIFLQLQTLDQLFAPVKPGDLNFSEFVIISSSKDYPQQQNGHDCGMFVMKYMESLFEENEILEEFDPIEARLDCVGKIVTHESNKAKHAVMEGVKKQFGLSKTKVLPSTSTTIPLRSPSRSPRDSRFSTAKARSENMWTGKSKSPKTRHSKRLAISNK; translated from the exons ATGGTGAGAAATGGCGGTTTCTCAACATTTTTAAGGGAGGATGCCCCGTACATAGACGCTAAGATAGTTAGTTGGCTGATCGATCACGTGGATCCAACCACTTCTCGGCTGGAGATATTTGGAAGAACAATCCAACTATCCTCCAAGCTGTTTGAGGATGTCATGGGAATCCGGGATGGCGGAGAACCCGTGGCAACCGAAAGTGAGCGTGACCTGGTTGAGTTTGACGTCCTCTTCAAGGCCAAGGACTATAGGTATTCCCTGACTTTGCTGGAGAATGAGCTCAGGGAAACCAGCGACAGTGACTACCTGTTTCTCATTAAGTTTCTCCTTGTCTGTATTGGAACTGTGTTGCTGCCGAAGAATGGTACCGAGGTCAGCACTAGCTACATGCATTCTTTAGTTGACATAAGGTcaattaagaagaagaattgGGCGACTGCCGGATATCGATATCTAATGAGCTCTCTACACCGGTACAAGACGAAGAACACCAAAAATGTCTCCGGTTGCACGATATTTTTACAG CTTGTATATTTGACGCACGTAGACTGGACTGCTACTCACGTGGACCGAACTGTGGCTCCAATTGACTTTTGGACCACAAAACACTGCAAGTTAGTGTACAAGTGGATTCGAGACCAGGGTGGTCACACAAGTGGAAAG GTGAAGTTGACTAACACGTATGTGTTACTGCCAAGTTTTGAATCCGCTGCAGTTGGGCAACCCACAAATGACGCAATATACAAAGCTGTGTGTGAGTTGAAAGATGAGGTCTTCCGGCTTGATTTGAAGGTGAGCAGCGCAAAAGAGTACATTGCGAAGGTACTCTCCACTTACCTTGGGAAGGGGACTATGAAAGAAGTGTTGGAGATACCTGAGACGAGCAAAGTTCAGCGCTCGCTGTCGTTCAACGGGGAGACCGAGAAGAAGGATGACGTGGGTGTCGAGGAAAAGGATGGTGAAGGGACGAAGGATGACGTGGGTGTCGAGGAAAAGGATGGTGAAGGGACGAAGGATGACGTGGGTGTCGAGGAAAAGGATGGTGAAGGGACGAAGGATAATGTGGGTGTCGAGGAAAAGGATGGTGAAGGGACGAAGGATCAATTGGAAGAGGATGTTGATGATGTAGAGAGTGTCCCTTCACTTAATCTATCAGAAGAGAAGGTCGTTGTTCCAACTAAGGTGGTTGTTTCTGATGATTCGTTTGAGGTTATGAACTTTTGGGGAGAAGATCTCCCCGCTATTGTAAAAGAGGAAGTTGAGCAGACAGTGAaggatgattttgatgatgttgcGTTCGAAAGATTCAAAGAATCTGGAGGGAAGGTGATTGGTCCGTTCACTGTGAAGAAGGGTTACTCAAATCAACAGTACGAGTTGTTCTGTTACATTTTCTCTAGCGCCAATGATCCGAG TGAAGTGTTAGCCCATTTTGGGAAGGTTGAGGTCGAGCGGATGTATTTCAAATGCATGAAACCGGAGACCGATATATCAAACAGT GTCATTGATTGCTTTGCTCAAATCATGAATTTTCGAGAGAAGAAGCGCAACGGCATTGGAAGTAAGAGAACTTGGTTTATGCCCACCAGAATTTCG AGCAAGTTACTTGGAAGAACGATGACTGTGGAGAGGATGGCGAAGGAGCAAGAGTGGTCCACTCTTTATTACGATGCAGATTTGAGTTTATGTCACACT AGATGGTATGCACGTGTGTACACGGTTTGCCGTTTTATTAGTGTAATTGCACTAATCTCAACTgtgattgttttaatttttttgcagCTCCAGACTTTGGACCAATTGTTTGCCCCTGTCAAGCCAGGAGACCTGAATTTCAGCGAGTTTGTAATTATTTCTTCAAGCAAGGACTACCCACAACAACAAAATGGCCACGATTGTGGAATGTTTGTAATGAAGTACATGGAATCACTGTTCGAGGAAAATGAAATATTGGAAGAG TTTGATCCTATTGAAGCCAGACTGGATTGTGTTGGGAAAATTGTCACCCACGAGAGTAACAAGGCTAAACATGCTGTGATGGAGGGAGTTAAGAAGCAATTTGGATTGAGCAAAACCAAAGTTCTTCCATCAACATCTACAACTATACCATTACGTAGTCCATCAAGGTCTCCTCGAGACTCCCGATTCAGCACAGCGAAGGCCAGGTCCGAAAACATGTGGACTGGCAAGAGCAAGTCCCCGAAAACACGTCATTCTAAAAGGCTGGCCATAAGTAACAAGTAG
- the LOC115697744 gene encoding serine/threonine-protein kinase CTR1 isoform X1, whose product MPHRTTYFFPRQFPDRRFDVSSKQSSSPDQDHGKKVIINSSSTTTASTSSSSSSSPTVLSTSIENDTNKSLSSATTTRSTTTTSTTKNQYFTVNTAKASAVSDLFTSHEYKSSSQTKKNNNNHHHHHNNHSHHHHHQHHQRRQQQQQQEEHFAAFCDWLAEKKAERRSNTTTNSNKLVSSRYSCDEERELLLPPEQIPPSAVVPAPAPATRSSVVKDRSLDRNFDRQVSLPRVSSGSSYAGSLFSGITTFDGNLSVKDCLSKVSCSTRHDDHVVVEQGGAGGGGGGSSDESRDQVDSSSGENISSLAQRSKESYYLQLSLAKRLTSQACLASEPLLMQVSGPETSDAETVSYRLWVSGSLSYTDKISDGFYNILGMNPYLWVMCNDLEEGKRLPPLMSLKAIDPSETSMEVILVDRYGDSRLKELEDKAQELYCASENTLVLVEKLGKLVAIYMGGTFPVEQGDLHMHWKLVSKRLKEFQKCIVVPIGSLSMGLCRHRAILFKKLADYIGLPCRIARGCKYCVADHRSSCLVKIEDSKQSREYVVDLVGEPGNVHGPDSSINGGFLSSVPSPLQISHLKEFQQPYMDGSHSTNSHTSPEDPYSGCGTESQKIKESDFFKDLMGVRCGLIKKDSLVKKSSLMSLELKGTEKCPAQSSMMTSIQGNQLISDSVKQAKVSASLSRQTDSKEADSELESQAMFPAISVTIPRYLILEPSLAMDWLEISWDELHIKERVGAGSFGTVHRAEWHGSDVAVKVLTVQDFHDDQLKEFLREVAIMKRVRHPNVVLFMGAVTKRPHLSIVTEYLPRGSLFRLIHRPASGEIMDQRRRLRMALDVAKGINYLHCLSPPVVHWDLKSPNLLVDKNWTVKVCDFGLSRFKANTFISSKSVAGTPEWMAPEFLRGEPSNEKSDVYSFGVILWELVTMQQPWNGLSPAQVVGAVAFQNRRLAIPPNTSPLLASLMESCWADDPSQRPSFGSIVNSLKKLLKSPLQLMQMSGT is encoded by the exons atgCCTCACAGAACAACTTACTTCTTCCCAAGGCAATTTCCGGATCGCAGATTCGATGTATCTTCGAAACAATCATCATCACCTGATCAAGATCACGGGAAAAAGGTAATAATAAACTCATCATCAACCACCACCGCatctacttcttcttcttcttcttcttctcccaccGTATTATCAACTAGTATCGAAAACGACACTAATAAGTCGTTGTCGTCTGCTACGACTACGAGATCAACGACAACGACTTCTACAACGAAGAATCAGTACTTCACCGTTAACACAGCCAAAGCTTCAGCTGTATCCGACCTTTTCACGAGCCACGAGTACAAGTCATCATCCCAAaccaagaaaaataataataatcatcatcatcaccacaaCAACCAcagccaccaccaccaccaccaacacCACCAACGACGGCAGCAACAGCAGCAACAGGAAGAGCATTTCGCTGCCTTTTGCGATTGGTTAGCAGAGAAGAAAGCCGAACGCCGTTCCAATACTACTACTAATAGTAATAAGTTAGTATCATCTCGATACTCCTGTGATGAGGAGCGTGAGCTTCTTCTCCCGCCGGAGCAGATTCCACCTTCTGCGGTGGTTCCGGCTCCGGCTCCGGCGACGAGGTCGTCGGTTGTGAAGGATCGGAGTTTGGACAGGAATTTCGATCGGCAGGTTTCGTTGCCGAGGGTTTCTAGTGGGAGTAGCTATGCGGGGAGCTTGTTCTCTGGGATCACAACATTTGATGGGAACTTGTCTGTTAAGGACTGCCTCTCGAAGGTTTCTTGTTCGACTAGGCATGATGATCATGTAGTGGTGGAGCAAGGTGGGGCTGGTGGCGGCGGCGGCGGTAGTAGTGATGAGAGTAGAGATCAGGTGGATTCATCATCGGGGGAAAATATTAGTAGCTTGGCGCAGAGGTCGAAAGAGAGTTACTATCTGCAGCTGAGTCTGGCCAAAAGGCTTACTTCTCAAGCTTGCCTTGCGAGTGAGCCATTGCTAATGCAAGTGTCTGGGCCCGAAACTTCTGATGCCGAAACCGTTTCGTATCGCCTATGG GTTAGTGGCTCATTGTCTTACACTGATAAGATATCAGATGGGTTCTACAACATTTTGGGGATGAACCCATATTTGTGGGTGATGTGCAATGATTTGGAGGAAGGGAAACGGCTACCACCATTGATGTCACTTAAAGCAATTGATCCAAGTGAGACATCCATGGAGGTGATCCTTGTTGACAGATATGGAGACTCACGCCTTAAGGAGCTTGAAGATAAAGCGCAAGAGCTGTATTGTGCCTCAGAAAATACTCTAGTTTTGGTGGAGAAATTAGGAAAACTTGTTGCCATCTATATGGG GGGCACTTTTCCGGTAGAGCAAGGGGATCTTCACATGCACTGGAAATTGGTTAGCAAGAGGTTGAAGGAGTTTCAGAAATGTATCGTGGTACCCATTGGAAGTCTTTCAATGGGACTTTGCAGGCACCGGGCGATTCTTTTCAAG AAACTGGCAGACTACATAGGTTTACCTTGTAGGATAGCTCGTGGGTGCAAGTATTGTGTGGCAGATCATCGATCTTCTTGTCTTGTTAAAATTGAAGATTCCAAGCAGTCAAG GGAATATGTTGTTGATTTAGTTGGGGAACCAGGAAATGTTCATGGTCCAGATTCCTCAATCAATGGAGGATTTCTTTCTTCAGTGCCTTCACCATTACAAATTTCTCATCTTAAAGAATTTCAACAACCTTACATGGATGGTTCTCACTCCACCAATTCACACACTTCTCCTGAAGATCCATATTCGG GTTGTGGGACAGAAAGTCAGAAAATTAAGGAAAGTGATTTTTTCAAAGATTTAATGGGTGTTAGATGTGGTCTTATTAAGAAAGACAGTCTCGTAAAGAAATCATCTCTGATGTCCTTGGAGTTGAAAGGGACTGAAAAATGTCCTGCTCAGAGCTCCATGATGACATCTATCCAGG GAAATCAATTGATCAGTGATAGTGTCAAGCAAGCAAAAGTAAGCGCAAGCTTGTCTAGACAAACGGATTCGAAGGAGGCTGACAGTGAACTTGAAAGTCAAGCCATGTTTCCTGCAATAAGTGTAACCATTCCCCGGTACTTGATTCTTGAGCCATCTCTTGCAATGGACTGGCTTGAGATCTCATGGGATGAACTTCATATCAAGGAGCGTGTTGGTGCTG GGTCATTTGGTACTGTGCATCGTGCAGAATGGCACGGATCG GATGTTGCCGTTAAGGTCCTGACTGTTCAGGATTTTCATGATGATCAACTGAAGGAGTTTTTGAGAGAG GTTGCAATAATGAAACGCGTTCGTCATCCAAATGTAGTTCTTTTCATGGGTGCAGTTACGAAGCGTCCACATTTGTCAATAGTAACTGAATATTTGCCAAG GGGTAGCCTATTTCGCCTTATACACAGGCCAGCTTCTGGTGAAATTATGGATCAAAGGCGACGATTACGCATGGCGCTTGATGTG GCCAAGGGTATCAATTATTTGCATTGTTTAAGCCCACCTGTAGTGCATTGGGATCTCAAATCTCCAAATTTGTTGGTTGATAAAAATTGGACAGTTAAG GTCTGTGACTTTGGGCTGTCTAGATTTAAAGCAAACACATTTATATCATCGAAGTCTGTTGCTGGGACA CCTGAGTGGATGGCTCCGGAATTCCTTCGAGGAGAGCCCTCCAATGAGAAGTCTGATGTTTATAGTTTTGGGGTGATTCTGTGGGAGCTTGTGACCATGCAGCAACCTTGGAATGGACTTAGTCCTGCCCAG GTAGTCGGAGCTGTCGCTTTTCAGAACAGAAGGCTAGCCATCCCACCTAATACTTCGCCATTGTTGGCTTCCCTCATGGAGTCTTGCTGGGCTGA TGATCCTAGTCAACGTCCATCTTTCGGTAGCATAGTCAACTCGCTAAAGAAGTTGCTCAAGTCTCCGCTGCAATTGATGCAGATGAGTGGAACATAA
- the LOC133032354 gene encoding protein FAR1-RELATED SEQUENCE 5-like — MGNHHSRAKHHKTKNEIEIRDVLGKSLDKLEKWEAFYEMYAKRMGFDTRKDDVRRSHGVIVMRRWVCCSEGSKKIASPDTPRKKRPHDVTRTGCQAALRILLTQPCNTWKCKEFNTIHNHELASSSEVQFLRSYRVVSNGLLAQVRSMNSVGIKTANIMSHVALQSGGYEKMPCQLRDVYNRVAGAKREEKIETDSEGALGFLDCLAEKDPNFFVVYQVDDENRLANLFWADGNSRVDYVAFGDVLGFDTTYMTNEYNKPLTVLIGVNHHFNTCIFGFALLLHEKLPSYSWLLQKFLECHGDKKPSVVVTDQDAAMKQAIVEHMPDVTHRLCAWHLNTNASKKVKDPIFLKTFKDLMYNYYEEEEFEARWLDVIQTQQLTDNEWCQTTFESRQQWAETYLRGSFVARMRTTQRCESINSALKKILEKNYCLREFVTTIDMTVSKLRHNETANDFKSRCTRPHPPNPTCLTTYYNQCAEFYTRTMYHKVAEQLDLENNYFVLTQEQEGEWQIFTIGKFQHPDVQYRVHYCEGRQALHCSCLLYESQGYPCRHLWATMKRLNMRRIPNSLLMKRWSKSAKINLHLHFNPPAQPQQHIYEMARFGSLSSLTYNFTFYAAKSEDSYNRAKEELERLTLMFKEEFDLNSNPEGETPQPGRYRSNPNIIKDPEVVRTKGTGNTREGPNGEQIPRNSRHCRICRSSDHDYRRCPNRQHNTGSQGQQPPNNQPPSDSFNDHSNAYFPEPPSSTQESYYGHSYN; from the coding sequence ATGGGAAACCATCACAGCAGAGCTAAACATCATAAAACCAAGAATGAGATTGAGATACGGGACGTGCTAGGCAAGAGTCTCGACAAACTGGAAAAATGGGAAGCATTCTACGAAATGTATGCGAAACGGATGGGTTTCGACACAAGGAAAGACGATGTACGACGTTCTCATGGGGTCATTGTAATGCGGAGGTGGGTTTGTTGTTCAGAGGGTTCGAAAAAAATCGCATCACCGGACACACCAAGAAAAAAAAGACCTCATGATGTCACTAGAACCGGATGTCAGGCAGCATTGCGTATTTTACTCACACAACCGTGTAACACTTGGAAATGCAAAGAGTTCAACACAATACACAATCACGAGCTGGCTTCATCAAGTGAGGTACAATTTTTGAGATCATATAGAGTTGTCTCCAATGGGTTGCTTGCCCAAGTTAGGTCGATGAACTCCGTAGGAATTAAAACTGCCAACATAATGTCTCatgttgctttgcaaagtggaggttacgagaaaatgccatgtcaaCTTCGAGATGTGTACAACAGGGTTGCTGGTGCGAAGCGAGAAGAGAAGATAGAGACGGACTCAGAAGGGGCTCTGGGATTTCTTGATTGTCTCGCAGAGAAGGATCCTAATTTCTTCGTTGTCTATCAGGTTGACGACGAGAATCGCTTGGCTAACTTATTCTGGGCAGATGGAAACTCACGCGTGGACTATGTAGCTTTTGGGGATGTACTAGGATTTGACACAACCTACATGACGAATGAGTACAATAAGCCCCTCACTGTTCTCATTGGCGTCAACCACCATTTCAACACATGCATCTTCGGATTTGCTCTCCTCCTCCACGAGAAGCTTCCATCATATTCTTGGCTACTTCAAAAATTTCTAGAATGCCATGGAGATAAGAAGCCAAGTGTTGTAGTTACTGACCAAGATGCGGCCATGAAACAGGCTATCGTTGAACACATGCCTGATGTTACGCACCGTCTCTGCGCTTGGCATCTCAATACAAATGCTTCGAAAAAGGTTAAAGATCCGATCTTCTTAAAAACATTTAAGGATCTCATGTACAACTACTACGAGGAGGAAGAATTTGAAGCAAGATGGTTAGACGTCATCCAAACCCAACAACTAACAGATAATGAATGGTGTCAAACAACATTCGAGTCAAGACAACAATGGGCAGAAACGTATTTAAGGGGTTCATTCGTTGCAAGAATGAGAACCACACAACGTTGCGAATCCATCAACTCCGctctaaaaaaaattttagaGAAGAATTATTGCTTGCGTGAATTTGTAACAACCATAGATATGACAGTCTCAAAGCTCAGACACAACGAGACTGCAAATGACTTCAAAAGCAGATGCACTCGACCTCACCCACCTAATCCTACATGCTTGACCACTTACTACAACCAATGTGctgaattctacacaagaaCTATGTACCACAAGGTTGCTGAGCAGCTTGATTTAGAGAATAACTATTTTGTCCTAACTCAAGAGCAAGAAGGAGAGTGGCAGATATTCACCATTGGAAAGTTCCAGCATCCGGACGTCCAATACCGAGTTCATTACTGTGAAGGCCGACAAGCACTACACTGTAGTTGCTTGCTCTATGAAAGTCAAGGGTACCCTTGTAGACATTTATGGGCTACAATGAAAAGATTAAACATGAGAAGAATACCTAATTCTCTTCTCATGAAGCGATGGAGCAAATCCGCAAAGAtaaatctccacctacatttTAACCCGCCAGCACAACCACAACAGCACATTTACGAGATGGCTAGGTTTGGATCTCTCAGTTCACTGACTTATAACTTCACTTTCTATGCAGCGAAATCAGAGGACTCGTACAACCGTGCAAAGGAAGAGCTTGAACGGCTAACTCTAATGTTCAAGGAAGAATTTGACTTGAATTCCAATCCGGAAGGAGAGACGCCACAACCTGGAAGATATCGTAGCAACCCCAACATTATTAAAGACCCCGAAGTTGTGAGAACAAAGGGTACGGGAAATACAAGGGAAGGACCAAACGGGGAGCAGAtcccaagaaactcaagacattGTCGCATTTGTCGCTCATCAGACCATGATTATCGACGGTGCCCAAATCGTCAACATAACACTGGATCTCAGGGGCAACAACCTCCAAACAATCAACCACCATCTGACTCATTCAATGACCACTCCAACGCGTATTTCCCGGAACCGCCTTCCTCCACACAAGAGTCTTACTATGGTCATTCTTATAACTAG